Part of the bacterium genome, CGCCACGGCCCCCGCAGCCACGCCGCAGGCCGGCGCCGTGGATGTGCCCGATGTCCTCGTGGTGGAGGACGATGTCGAGACGCTGACGTACATGAACTCCTCGCTCACCGCGATGGGCTTTCGGACCGAGGGCGCGCGGGCGGCGGATGAGGCGCTGACCAAGTTCGAGCAGTACCTGCGCGAGCAGGGGCAGGGCCCGTCGGCCCTGATCACCGATCTGCACCTGCCCGGCCTGTTGGGGACAGAGCTGGCGCGGCGCGTCAAGAGGATGGCCCCCGCCACCCGGATCGTGCTCATCAGTGGCTACATCACCGAGGAGTCAACACAGATCACCTGCCCCTATGTGGATGCCATCATCAAGAAGCCCTTCCGCTTCCCTGATCTCGTACAGCATCTGAGGCAGGACCGGCCCGCCTGATCCTCCCTGTTCCCCGATGGCATTTGCTCGTTGACAGCGCCAGTAACGCTGTGTACAATACCGGGTGCTGTATAAGTTTCCCTGCGCAAACTGATACACTGGCATCCATATCGGTACATCCCTATTGCGCCGAAGGACGAGCACTGATGAGAACCTGCAATAGCTGTGGGGCGCGTAACACCGCCGACGCCACGTTCTGCGTCCGCTGCGGGGCCTCGTTTGTGGACCTGGGCCGAGATCCGGCGGACGGGACCGATGCGTTCCTTGTGACACCGGAGAGGATCCCCGATACGCTCGTGGATCAGGCGGCCACGCAACTGGCCGATGGGGACGCGGCTGCTGCCATCGAGAACTGCCGTCGGGCAGTCGCGCTCAACCCCCGGCATGTAGAGGCCTACGCCGTGCTGGGCATGGCCTTCGAGCAGACGGGCGATCTGCCGGACGCGCTGGACGCCTACGACACCGTGCTGCGGCTGGCGCCGGATCGCGCGGTGGAGCGCCAGAAGGCGGCGCTGCTGCGCCTGCGCCTCGGCCATACGCCGCCGCCGGCTCCACGACGCGCCCATGGCGAGTCGGCGTTCTCGCGCGCGGTAGCCTGGTGCCAGGAGCAGATTCGCGCCAACCCGGCGCTGGCGGCGGGGCTCGGCGCGGCCGCAGTGGTGCTCATCATCGGCTCGATCCTGCTGGTCCATGCCGGGCGGGTACAGGCCCGCGAGCAACTCCAGGCCCAGTACGATAGCGAGATCCAACTCGCCCGCCAGGCCCTCGCCGCCCAGCAGTACGCCCAGGCGACGGCGCACTACCAGGCGGCCTGGCAGCTTCTTCCTGGCGATCGTAGCGTCCGCGATGAATGGGACCAGGCGTATCGCCTGTCGCAGATCGCGGCGGCGCAGTACGCGCGCGAGATGGAGATTGCAGGGGCGCCCAAGTACATACCCAACACCACGGGCCGTAACCCCTTCGAGCCGGTGCCCATCGCTGGCTCCACCCCGGCCGTGCCCCCACCGGCCGCGACGCAGCCGAGCGCGGCACTGACAGCGCCCATTCCGGGGACGCCTCCGCCGACGGTCAACGGTGGCGCGCGGCCGTACACCGGCTGGCAGCAGCCGACGCCCTCGGCGACGACGCCGACGGTGCCCACGCCGCCCAGCTCTCGGCGCACGACGACCGTGGGTGGCAACAAGATCATCACCCCGGTGACACCGCCCAAGCCGGTCGAGAAGCCGGCGGCGCCGGCCGCTACCGACACCAGTGGCAAGCGGGGCGGCGAGATCACGATCTGGATGAGCCCGAAGCAGTCAAGCCGGCCGGCGACGCCGCAGGCCACCGACACGAGCGCGGCATCCGATGCCGCGACGCTGCGCGCCCGGGGGGAGCAGGCGGGGCGAGCCGGACGGACCGATGAGGCCATCGGCGACCTGCAACGCGCCGCCAGCGCCTATGATGATCTCGCGCGCCGCGACCCGAACAACGCGGCCGCGCATAGCCAGGCCGCGGATACGTGCCGCGCCCGGATAGAAATCCTGCGCCAGCCCAACAGGTGAGGCCATGCCCCGCGCGTCGTTTGCTTTGCTGCTCGTCGTGATGGCGTCCCTGGCGCATGACGCGGGAGCGGCCACCGCACCGCGGTCCATCGGTCTCATCGTGGACGCCTCACCGACGACCCACCCGGTTGCCTTCATGCGCTTCGCCGATGCGCTGGTGGAGGCTCTCGCGGCCTCGCGCCAGTGGGAGCCGACGGTGCTGCACGCCGACAGCCCGGTCGTGCGGGTATCGGGCGCCACCTGGCCCCAGCCGACCCGAGACAACTGGATGACCGTCGCCGACGCGCTGCAGACGCTGCTGCTCACGACCGAACTGGATGATCTGGTGGTGCTGCGCCCCATCCCGGCGGCCACCAACGACCTGGAGGTCTTCTGGCTGCGGCAGGGCGAGAAGGAAGTCCGCCGCCTACACCTGTCCGAGCCGGGGGCCGGCGATCAGGCCTATGCGGCGCTGTCGCGGAAGCTCTTGGCGCAACTGGACCAGGGCACGCAGAGTGCGCCGCTGGCCGAGCGCTTCGCGCTCGTGCCACCGTCCACGCCCGCCACTCCGGCGGCTCCACCCGCCACTGCTCCGACTGCGCCAGCCTCGTCGTCCGCGCCGGCCACGGGAGCGGCCGTGGGGGTCGGCGGGCACGAGCCGCCGACGACCGTGGTGGCCGCCGCTCCCCCTGCGACGCCCGCTACACCTGCGACGGAGCTGACCAAGCCCGGGGCGACAGAGGCCCGACCGGGGGGCCAAGCCGCCAAGCCCGACGTGCCCGCCGCTCAGCCGGCGACCGAACCCGTGGGACCTCAGGCTCCGACGACACCGGCCACACCCGAGACGCCCGCCGTCCCAACAGGGCCGACGTCCCCGCCTGCCACGCCAACCACCGCGCCGCCGGCAGCCGCGCCCGCCAAACCCGGAGAGCCCTCGACATTCCTGACTGCCGCGCAGAAGCTCATCCGTGAAGGCGACCTGCGCCGGGCGGAGGATCTGCTCGTCAAAGCGCAGGATGCCGGCGACTCGCGCGCCCAGGTGTATGCTCTGTGGGCCGAATTGGAGAAGGCGCGCCAGAACCCGATTGCCGAGCGCGCGTGGCTGCAGCGCGCCCTGGCTGAGGACGACAGTCTCACTGCGGCCCATCTGCGCCTGGCCGAGCTGCTGCGCCTGTCCGGCCTGTGGCGCAAGGCCGCCGAGGAGTACCAGACCGTCATCAAGCAGGACCCGGCCAACGTGTACGGCTACGTGGGCCTGTCAGCACTCTATGCCCGACAGTCGCAACCACGGCGCGCGGCCGAGATTCTCACCGAGGCGGTGCAGCATGTCGCGCCGGACCCGAGCCTCTACCTGCGCATCGGCGCTCTGCACGCGCAGCGCCAGGCCTGGGCGGAGGCGGAGAATGCGTACGACCGCGCCGTGCGCCTGACCCAGGGCGTCCAGCGCGCCGAGGCTCTCGACCAGCTCGGCGACCTGTACCTGCAGGCCGGGCGCGACCGCGAGGGCTTCATCTGTTACGCCGAGGCCTCCAAGCTGCGCGCCGGTGGGTCGTCCACCATGGCCGAGAAGCGCTATGATCAGATCATGCGGGCTGCTGACGCCGCCCTGCTCGATACCAGTACCCGCGCGCAGGCTGCTCTCGAGGCCTACCTGGCGGGCCAGAACGTCTACCGCGAGGAAGTCTGGGCGGCCTTCAACGACTTCCGGACGCAGGTACAGGAGATGTCCAGCTTCATCGGCAGCGTAGTGCCGCCGGCGACGGCCAAGAGTGCGCATCTGGAGCGCAAGCTGGCCTACAGCCTGGCTACCGAGGCCGCGCTGGCCGGGCTGGACTACATTGACCAGGGCGCGAGCAAGCGGCAGCGCCTGGACGACTACCGCCGCCTGGTGGGTGAGGCGCTCACCACCATCCGGGGCCTCCAGCGCCCGGCCTAGCCGCGTGGGCGCGGACGTCCCGGACGTGCCATACAGAAAGGACTGGCGGGGTTGGAGGCCGTGGGCCGAGTACTTCTGATTGCGGGCCTGAGCCTGGCGGTGGTGGGGATAGGACTGATCGTGCTGGCGCGGCTGGGCGTGTCGTGGCGGCCGCTGCCGGGCGACATCATGGTGCGGCGGCCGGGCCTGGTGATCGCCGTACCTCTGGGGACGATGCTGCTGCTGAGCCTCGTGCTCACGCTGGTACTGAACTTCATCGCCTGGCTGCGGCGCTAGGGCAAGGGGCGGCGGCACAGGCAGCAGGGGGGCGTGGCACACATGCATCGCACTACCTGTGAAGACTGAGGGCACCGGACCATGTTGATGCACGAATGGCGCAAGTACCGAGACCGACAGATCAGCAAGGTGCTCAAGGAAGCGCGCGAGGCCGAGCCGGAAGGGGCGGCCGACGAGACCACCGCGGGCGAGAACCTGGCGCCGGCGGCTGTCGCGCAGCCGACGGAGCGTAACGGCGCCACCCTCAAGTCCGGCGCGCCCAGGCCGAAGCAGATACTGGAGCGGCTGACGGCGGGCAATGACGAGGTGCGCGAGAAGCTGGAGGCGCTCGACCTCCGTCAGCAGGTGCTGCCGCTGGACATCGAGGCGGCGGCCGCGCCCCCCAAGCGCACGGGCCGCGTGACCGAAAGCCGCGAGGAACTGGTCCAGCGCCTCATGGACCCGGTACTCTCGCTGGAAGAGGCCGCGATCCTGCTGGATGTCTGTCCCACGACGGTCCGGCGCTACACCAATCGGGGCGTGCTCAAATGCTATCGCACGCCGGGCAATCAGCGTCGCTTCCGCCTGTCGGAGATCATGAGCTTCATGGAGAGGCGCCAGCGGGGGAGCTAACGACCTGATTGCCCGGCCCGGAGCGCCATGGACAAACAGGTTCTGTTGATCGGCTGCATACCGAGCCTCGAACACGAACTGCGGGGGCACTGCGGTAACCGGCTGTTGGACTTCGTTGTCCTGCCGGACCTGCGCCATCCCACCTTCCTGGGCCTCCTGCACACCGCCGACGCGATTGTATTGCACCAGGGCGGCGCCCCTCGCGACCTCCCCAACGTCTGCGCCCACGTGCGCGGCCATACCCATCGGCCGCTGCTGGTGGTGCTACACGATGCCTCGGAGGACGCCATCGCCGAGGTGCTGACGGCCGGCGCCGATGATGCGATGGCGGCCTCGACCTCCCCCCGTGAACTGCTGGCGCGCCTGCGCGCCCACCTGCGGCGCGACCAGGAGTACGCCAACGGTCATGTCCGCCCGGCCGTCGCAGTGGGAGAGCTGCTGCTGGACACCGCCCGGCACGAGGTGCAGGTGCGGGGCCGAGCGGTGGACCTGACGCCGCGCGAGTTCGACCTGCTCGAGCACCTGGCGCGCCACGCGGGACGAGCCGTGCGCCGGCAGGAGCTGCTGGAGGAGGTGTGGGGCTACAACAGCGAGATGACCACCCGCACGCTAGATGTGCATGTCGGCCGCCTACGCCAGAAGGTCGAGCACAACCCGCGCGAGCCGCAGATGATCGTGACCGTGCCGGGGGTGGGGTACAAGCTCAAGGGCGGCTAGGAGCGGGGCTTTGGTCGGCCTGAGGGGTGTCGGTGACTGCCACCGTCCGTGTCGCGGCTTCCCAGCGGACGGCGCAACCCAGGGCCTCGCCGGCCAGCCGCAGGGGCAGATACGTCACGCCATCCACCAGCAGCGGCGGCACGGCGAGTTGCACCGGATTGCGGTTCACCTGCGCGACAGGCGTCCGCACCCACATCTCCACCAGGGACCCGGCGCGGCGCAGCTCGATCTTGCGCTCCGTCGGGTACCACTGTATCTGCGCCCCGAGGGCCGCGCACACGTCGCGCATGGGCAGCAACAGGGCTCCCGCCCGCTGAACGACAGGATGCGTGGGGGCCAGCGGCCGTCCGTTGATCACGACCTTCGGGCCCTGCGCGAGCGCTGCGCCCGGTGCGAGCCAGGCGAGGACCAACAGTACAGCGAGGGCCTGGCGAAGCGGGGGACAGGGCCCTATGGCCCCGACTCTCGCTGCCCGGCCCTCGCCGCGACACGACTGTTGTTCACGTGACTTCATGGCTTGTGCTTGCTCAGTAGCTCCAGCATCGCCGCGGCGTCCACGAACCCCACCGAGCGATCCCTCTCCTTGCCGCTCGCATCCAGGAACACGACGGTCGGTATGCCGGTTACGCCGAACTGCGCTGCGGTCTGCTGGTTGGCGTCCACGTCCAGCCGTACGGCAATGTACTTCCCCGCTGCCGCCACGACTTCCGTCTGGGGCCAGGTCTCCTCATCCATCAGGCGACACGGTCCGCACCAGGTGGCGAAGAAGTCCACAAGGATCGGCTTGTGCTGGGTCCGGGCTGCCTCAAGGGCCTCGGGCAGGGACGTGAGCCAGGCGATCTTGCCGGTGTCGGCGGCGGGCTCAGCCGTGGCCTGTCCCGCGCCGGAGTTACTGGGCCAACGTCCGACAGCGAGGGTGGCCAGCAGGATCGCTACAACGGCCACTACAAGTATGCTCTTCCACATGCGCATTCAGACTCCTGTTTCCGCCCCTACAAGACGACCTCTTCCACCTTGGCGCCATGAGCGAGGGTCTTGCCGACCTTGCACAGCTCGAAGGCACTCTCGACGATCTTGCGCTGACGGGCGTCGAGCTGCTGTGGCATCGTGACCGCGGCGCGGAAGTTGTCCACACGCTTGCCGTCGTCCACCAAGTCGGCGGTGACCTTGACTTCGAGACCCTCGTACGGAATGCCCTTGTTCAGGCAGGTGAGGGCGATGACCATGCCGAGGCAGTTGCCCAGGGAAGCCAGGAGGCTCTCGGGGGGCAGCATGCCCTCATCTTCGCCGCCCATGGCAGGAGGCACGTCACAGTAGGACTGATGTCCGCGGGCCTCGCCACAAAAACGCGTCTTGCCCACATTGCGGCACGTCACTTCAAGGCTACCAGTCATGGTCGTTCTCTCCCGTCTTTATTGTCGTATTCTCGATAACACTTGAATTATAGCCAGATCATCTTGTTTGTCAAGGGGGTTCTTTGCCCGTCCGGCTACCAGCGCCTCCGGGCTCGCCCGCCACCCAGCCATCTGTGGTATAATGATTGGCGTTGTTGCGAGAGGAGGTCTCAGTTGCCCCGGAAGCTCACCCAGCGGTTGGACTGGACGCTGTTGCTGGCCGTCCTGCTGCTTGTCGCCGTCGGGTGCCTGATGATCTACAGTTCCACCCGGGCGGAGCAGGGCGCGCGCAAGCTCATGCTGCAGTTGGTGTGGTTGGCGCTGGGGCTGGTCATTCTGGCCTCGGTCACGGTGGTGGACTACAACCGCCTGGTGAACCTCGCTGTCCCCTTCCTCGGCTTCTGTGGCTTCCTGCTGATCGTGGTGCTCTTCACCGGCCACCTGGTCAAGGGGGCCGAGCGCTGGATCCCCCTCGGGCCCCTGAATATCCAGCCCTCCGAGTTGCTCAAGCTCGCCCTGATCCTGTTCCTGGGGGGCTTCCTGGCCAGCCGCGAGGAGGAGGCCCATGACTTCGGTCTGGTGTTGACCTCCCTGGCCTACGTGGGGGCGCCGACGCTGCTCGTGCTGGCCCAGCCAGACCTGGGCACACCGGTGTTGATCTTCCTGGTGTGGCTGGCCATGCTGTTTGTGGCCGGGGCGCGGGTGCTGCAACTGGGGGCCATCGCCTTTGCGTTCATCATGCTGTTCACGGCCGCCTGGGGGCTGAACATCATCCGCCCGCACCAGAAGCAGCGCCTGACCGCGTTCATCAACCCGGACGCGGACCCGCACGGGCAGGGCTGGCAACTCAAGCAGTCGCTCATCGCCGTTGGCTCCGGGCACCTGCTCGGCCAGGGCGTCTTCAAGGGCACTCAGAGCCGGCTGCAGTTTGTGCCCGACCAGGAGACGGACTTCATCTTCACGGTCATCGGTGAGGAGTTGGGCTTCGTGGGGTCGGTCGCAGTGCTGGCGCTGTTCGGGCTGGTTCTGTATCGGGCCGTGAGCATCGCGGCGGAGGCCAAGGACACCAGCGGCCGGCTGATTGCCAGCGGCGTAGCCGCGATGCTGCTGGTCCACATCGTCGTCAATGTCGGCATGGCGCTGGGCATGATGCCCGTGAAGGGCATGCCCTTGCCGTTTGTGAGCTACGGCGGCAGTAACATGCTGACGATGATGGCGGCGGCCGGACTGCTGCAGAGCGTGTACATCCACCGCCAGAAGATCACCTTCTGATCGCTACCGGCGACCAGGGAGCGTCGGCGGCGGGAGGCGAGGCCCCGGCGCGAGACGTTCGTACCTCATGTCGAAGCCAACTCCACCGAGATCGCGTGCGATTGATGGCAACAGAGTCACCCGAGCGCGTCCCCTCGCTCCGGCAGCGGCGACGCCGACCGGGGCATGTGCTGTTGCTGCTGTTGCCGGTCGCCATCCTGGCGCTCCCGGCGCAGGAGGCCCAACGCTTGCAGATCACCACACCGGTTGTGCGTGTACCGGGACTGCCACCGGAGTTCGCCGGGCTGCGCCTGGCACTCCTGGCCGACATCCACCGCGGGCCGTTCATGTCCGAGCGGCGCGTGGTGCGACTCGTGCACAGGACCAACGAGCAGAAGCCCGATGTCGTCGCCCTCGGCGGGGACTATGTGCACCGCAACCGCAAGTATATCCCCTCGGTATGGAAGGACCTGGGCGGGCTTCACGCCCCGCTGGGCGTGTATGCCGTCCTGGGCAACCACGACCACTGGGAGGGCGCCGAACTCACCGCGAAGGCCATGGCCCATGCCCACATCACGAACCTGACCAACCGCAGCGTGCGCCTGCAGCGGGGCAAGCACTCCCTCGTCATCGCGGGCCTGGATGACCCGTGGGCGGGGCGCCCGGACCTGCCGGCGGCGCTGGCGGGTGTTGGGCCCCGCGAGGTTGCCATCGTCATCTGTCACAATCCCGACTACGTCGAGCAGGCCCACGACCCGCGGGTGAAGCTGTGGCTGACGGGGCACACGCACGGTGGGCAGGTCTGCCTGCCGGGTGGTCGGCCCCTCGTCAACATCTCCCGCTGCGGCTATGTCAGCGGCCTGAGGCAGCTTCAGGGGACGCAAGTCTACACGACGCGCGGGGTCGGCACGGTGGCGCCGCCGGTGCGCTGGAACTGCCCGGCCGAGTTGCCGGTCATAGAGCTGCAGCCCGCGACGCCGCACGCGAAGGCTGGTGAGTAGATGCGCGTCCGAGTAGCCGCCATCGTCGTGCATGAGGGCCGTGTCCTGCTGGTCTCCACCAAGCGCGGGAAGCCGGGCTATCTCGTCCCGCCCGGTGGGGGGGTGGAGGAGGGCGAGGGGCTGGCGGAGGCGGTGGAGCGCGAGGTGCGCGAAGAGGCGGGGCTGGTGGTGCGAGCGGGCAAGCTGCTGGCATACCGCGAGCTGCAGATGAGCCGGGGCCTGGCGCTGGAGCTGTACCTGAGCGCGTGGCTCGACCCCGGCGAGGCCCCTCCCGACGAGCCGGCGGAGGAGCGAGACGTCCTGTGGGTGGCACTGGACGAGCTGCCCGGCCTGCCGCACTTCCCGGAGCAACTGGCCGAGCTGGCGTGCCTCTCCGCGTCCGGTGAGGGCGGGGCGCTGTTCCTGGGAACAGCCGATCTGCGGGCGGTCGTCGAGGCGTCAAACATGACGAAGAGGGAAGCGAACGGTGAGTAAGCGCCTGTGGCAGATCGTCGTGGCCGCCGCGGTCGTTCTTGTGCTGGGCATCCTGGTGGGCCTGTACGCGACCGGGCGCCTGCCCGGCCGGCAGGCGGCAGTAACGCAGCCGGTGCCGCCGACCCCAGAGCGCACGACGACACGGCAGCCCCGGCCGCGACCGGCGGGCCTGTCCCTGCGCGGCCAGGTGGAGGCCGCCCAGACCCGGGAAGTCACGTCGCCGCGGGACGGCCGCGTCGTGGCCCTGGGGTGCAGCGAGAGACAGCCCGTAGCCCAGGGGCAGTTGCTCATGCAGGTGGACGTGCCGGCCCTGCGCCAGCAGCTTGCGGACGCCAAGAAGCGCCAGGCGCATCTGCAGGCCCTGCTGGAGAAGGCCGATGACCCGGAGTTGAGGGACAAGCTGCAGGCGGCGGAGGCACACGCGTCCGAGGCGGTCGCGAAGCAGCAGCAGATGCAGGCGGAGCTAAGCGAGTTCGAGAGCCAGCACCCCGAGGTCGCGGCGGTGCTCAACACCTACCAGGCGGCGCAGGCCGAGGCAGCGAGCGCCGACCTCGCCTACCAGAACGCCCAGCGCGCGCTCGACGAGGCTCAGAAACAGATCGCGACCACGGGCAAGCGCTCGGCCCAGTACGACCAGGTGATGAGCCGGTACCAGGCCGCCTACGCGCGCCAGCGGGCCGCCCAGAGCAGTCTGGAGCAGGCGCGTGGAGCGCGATGGCGGCTGCAGAGCGATGCGGTCAAGCTCAACGTCCTGCGCCAGCGTGTTGCGAGCGGCAAGAACCTGGTTCCCCAGGCCCAGGCGGCGCTGGAGAAGCTGCGCCGGCGGCCCGAGGTGGCCATGATCGCCAAAGGCAAGCAGCAGGCGGAGGAGGCTGCCGCGCAGGTGTCTCGTCTGGAGGCCGAGGTGGCGAAGCTGGCGCTCACCGCGCCAGCCAGTGGCCTGCTGCGGGAGGTCAGGGCTCGCCCCGGCCAGCAGGTGCGGGCGGGGCAGTGCGTGGCCGTCATCAGCGAGAGTGGCGGCGCCCGTCTCGTCTTCCAGGCCAGCCTGAAGGACGGTCAGCGTCTGGCAGTCGGCATGAAGGCGACTGTCAGCCTGCCTGACGGCAGCACCTTCGCCGGGACGCTCAGTCAACTCGCCCCGGAGAAGACACTGGTGCGCGTCTACGTCGTGCCGCTCAAGTACAGGGAACAGCCTGCCCCGGGGACGCCCCTGACCGTGAAGCTGTAGGCCTCCCGCCCCCGGCCTGCGCGCAGGTCCCCCGCCGTGTCTTGTCCAACCTGACTCCGCCCGGCCGCATGGGCCACACGTGCGGCCGCGCGGAGGTGCCGGATGCCCGCTCGCCGCCTCGTCTGCTGCCTGCTCCTGCTGATCCCCTCACTCCTGTGCGCCGCCCCGCATCTCTTCTGGGCCTCCAGCCCGGTGGCGCCGGGAGAGACCGTGCTGCTCGTCGGTGACGAGCTGGCCGCGGTCACGGTGTCTCTCTCCCGCCTGCCCGACAGTCCCAAGGACCCCAGGCAGGCCGTCGAGATCACGGGCGCGGGCCTGATGCAGCCCACCAACGGCTCGGTCAAGTTCGTGGTTCCGGCGTCGTGGCGGCGGGGGCTGTACCGGTGCGAGGTGAAGAGCGCCACCGGCGCGGCGACGACCCTCCTGAACCGGCCGGTCATCTGGTGGCTGCAGGGCGAGGGGCATGTGGAGCTGCCGCCGGGGGAGCGGCTGCACCTGTTCGGCAACTGCCTGGGCAACACCGAGCAGCGGCCGGTGACGGTCGAGCTGACCGGGCCGAAGACCGTGCGGCTGCAGGCGCCCGCGGGGGTGGAGATCGTGACCACCCTCCCCTCGAGCCTGCCCGAGGGCTCGTACCAGGTGCGCCTGAGCAACGGCTACGGCGGCGCTGCGGCCTGGAGCGACCCCGTGCCGCTGACGGTCCGCCGCGAGCAGCCGTGGCCGACGCAGCGCTTTGACGTGACGGACTTCGGCGCGGATCCCCAGGGACAGGCGGACTGCAGTGCCGCCGTGGCCGCCGCCATCGCCAAAGCGGCCGCGGGCAGCGGCGGGGTCGTGTTCTTCCCGCGCGGGCGCTATCAACTGACGCAGACGATCGAGCTGCCGCGCTTCGTGACGCTCCAGGGCGAGGGGCGCGAGTTGGTCAACCTCTACTGGCCGGACCTGAGGGATCCCCTCCCGGCGCAGATCAAGGGCACGAACTCCTTCGCCCTCCAAGACCTCACGCTCTACTGCAGCAACTACAGCCGCTTCCTGGTGGGTGACGACCGGCAGCCCGAGGCGGGTCACGTTCGCCTGGAGCGCCTCACGATCCGCGCCGACCGCTACCGGGGCCACATGACCGCCGATGAGGTGGACCGCCGGATGCGCAGCGGCGGGGGCAACCAGTGCCCGCTGCTGTCGCTGGGCGGGCGCGATGTCGTCATCACCGATTGCGACCTGCAGTCCAGCGGCATGGTGTTCTGGCTGTCGCGGCTGCGCGGCGCATACGTCGCGCGCAACACGCTGCGCAACGGGCGCTGGGGCTGGTACTGTCTGTCCGGCAGCGATGGCGTGATCCTCGACGGCAACCGGTTCATCGGCGGCGACCTCATGGCCACCGGCGGGGGGCTGAACTGTCTGGACGGCTCCTCGTATTCCCAGCACGTCTACTATGCTCACAACACGCTCACCGACATGTTCGGGTGGGACCGCGAGGCCATGACCTCGGACGCCGGTGGGGGCGCGTACTTCGGCAAGGTCGCCGCCTCCACGCCGACGGTGACGACCACGGCCGAGGACACGAAGGACGGTGCGCGCTGGGGCGGGGGCGGTGTCTACATCCTCGACGGCAAGGGCATGGGCCAGTACCGCCGCGTGGCGGCGATCAACGGCCGCGAGATCACCGTGGACCGCCCCTGGGACGTGCCGCCCGACGCGACCTCGATCCTCACCGTCTGCGCCTTCCAGGGCCGCTGCCTCTTCGTCGGCAATGACTTCACCGATGCCGGCGTGGCGCTGCAGTTCTATGGCAACGCCATCGAGCACCTCATGATCGGCAACGTGTCGCGGCGCACGGCCGGCTTCCACAACTTCGGCATGAACTACAGCAACGGCATCCAGCCCAGTTGGTACCTGCAGTGGCTCGACAACACCATCAGCGAGGGCAACACCTACTGGAGCGATCACGACAACTGGCGGCTGTCGGGCGAGGCGCACATCGGCGTCTACATCTTCCCCCCGGCCGCCAACTGGCAGACGCCGCTGACGCTGGGGACGATGGTGCGGCGCAACAAGCTGCAGAGCAACGCCCACATCATGCTGGGCTGCGAGTGGAACGGCCCCGGGGCGGACCGGCCGGGGCGACACGTGCGCGATGCCATCGTGGAGCACAACCAGATCGCCCGGTCCGAACTGGGCATCTACGCATACACGCCGGTCGAGGGCCTGGTCATCCGCGAGAACAGGTTCGACCGCGTCCGCCGGCCGCTGGACGGGCCGGGGCTGGCGGGGGCCTACGTGACGCCGGAGGAGCGGGCAGTGGGTCTGCGGGCGACGCTGCTGGCGATGGGGGCCGACCTGGGCCTGTGGCCGGCGGGCGCCAACTCAGCGACGCCCGAGCCACTGGCCGCGAAGCTGGAGGCGTTGGTGGCACGGGTGCGAGAGGGCGGGGTACAAGCCCCTGAGGCCGGCGGGGTACGAGCCCCCGCCCTGCAGTGGGAGGGTCTGCGGCTGATCCTGACGGAGGCGGGGCGCAAGTTC contains:
- a CDS encoding tetratricopeptide repeat protein, whose product is MRTCNSCGARNTADATFCVRCGASFVDLGRDPADGTDAFLVTPERIPDTLVDQAATQLADGDAAAAIENCRRAVALNPRHVEAYAVLGMAFEQTGDLPDALDAYDTVLRLAPDRAVERQKAALLRLRLGHTPPPAPRRAHGESAFSRAVAWCQEQIRANPALAAGLGAAAVVLIIGSILLVHAGRVQAREQLQAQYDSEIQLARQALAAQQYAQATAHYQAAWQLLPGDRSVRDEWDQAYRLSQIAAAQYAREMEIAGAPKYIPNTTGRNPFEPVPIAGSTPAVPPPAATQPSAALTAPIPGTPPPTVNGGARPYTGWQQPTPSATTPTVPTPPSSRRTTTVGGNKIITPVTPPKPVEKPAAPAATDTSGKRGGEITIWMSPKQSSRPATPQATDTSAASDAATLRARGEQAGRAGRTDEAIGDLQRAASAYDDLARRDPNNAAAHSQAADTCRARIEILRQPNR
- a CDS encoding DUF2905 family protein — its product is MGRVLLIAGLSLAVVGIGLIVLARLGVSWRPLPGDIMVRRPGLVIAVPLGTMLLLSLVLTLVLNFIAWLRR
- a CDS encoding helix-turn-helix domain-containing protein; protein product: MLMHEWRKYRDRQISKVLKEAREAEPEGAADETTAGENLAPAAVAQPTERNGATLKSGAPRPKQILERLTAGNDEVREKLEALDLRQQVLPLDIEAAAAPPKRTGRVTESREELVQRLMDPVLSLEEAAILLDVCPTTVRRYTNRGVLKCYRTPGNQRRFRLSEIMSFMERRQRGS
- a CDS encoding winged helix-turn-helix domain-containing protein yields the protein MDKQVLLIGCIPSLEHELRGHCGNRLLDFVVLPDLRHPTFLGLLHTADAIVLHQGGAPRDLPNVCAHVRGHTHRPLLVVLHDASEDAIAEVLTAGADDAMAASTSPRELLARLRAHLRRDQEYANGHVRPAVAVGELLLDTARHEVQVRGRAVDLTPREFDLLEHLARHAGRAVRRQELLEEVWGYNSEMTTRTLDVHVGRLRQKVEHNPREPQMIVTVPGVGYKLKGG
- a CDS encoding copper amine oxidase N-terminal domain-containing protein, which translates into the protein MKSREQQSCRGEGRAARVGAIGPCPPLRQALAVLLVLAWLAPGAALAQGPKVVINGRPLAPTHPVVQRAGALLLPMRDVCAALGAQIQWYPTERKIELRRAGSLVEMWVRTPVAQVNRNPVQLAVPPLLVDGVTYLPLRLAGEALGCAVRWEAATRTVAVTDTPQADQSPAPSRP
- a CDS encoding thioredoxin family protein: MWKSILVVAVVAILLATLAVGRWPSNSGAGQATAEPAADTGKIAWLTSLPEALEAARTQHKPILVDFFATWCGPCRLMDEETWPQTEVVAAAGKYIAVRLDVDANQQTAAQFGVTGIPTVVFLDASGKERDRSVGFVDAAAMLELLSKHKP
- a CDS encoding OsmC family protein, which produces MTGSLEVTCRNVGKTRFCGEARGHQSYCDVPPAMGGEDEGMLPPESLLASLGNCLGMVIALTCLNKGIPYEGLEVKVTADLVDDGKRVDNFRAAVTMPQQLDARQRKIVESAFELCKVGKTLAHGAKVEEVVL
- the rodA gene encoding rod shape-determining protein RodA, which encodes MPRKLTQRLDWTLLLAVLLLVAVGCLMIYSSTRAEQGARKLMLQLVWLALGLVILASVTVVDYNRLVNLAVPFLGFCGFLLIVVLFTGHLVKGAERWIPLGPLNIQPSELLKLALILFLGGFLASREEEAHDFGLVLTSLAYVGAPTLLVLAQPDLGTPVLIFLVWLAMLFVAGARVLQLGAIAFAFIMLFTAAWGLNIIRPHQKQRLTAFINPDADPHGQGWQLKQSLIAVGSGHLLGQGVFKGTQSRLQFVPDQETDFIFTVIGEELGFVGSVAVLALFGLVLYRAVSIAAEAKDTSGRLIASGVAAMLLVHIVVNVGMALGMMPVKGMPLPFVSYGGSNMLTMMAAAGLLQSVYIHRQKITF
- a CDS encoding metallophosphoesterase, whose amino-acid sequence is MATESPERVPSLRQRRRRPGHVLLLLLPVAILALPAQEAQRLQITTPVVRVPGLPPEFAGLRLALLADIHRGPFMSERRVVRLVHRTNEQKPDVVALGGDYVHRNRKYIPSVWKDLGGLHAPLGVYAVLGNHDHWEGAELTAKAMAHAHITNLTNRSVRLQRGKHSLVIAGLDDPWAGRPDLPAALAGVGPREVAIVICHNPDYVEQAHDPRVKLWLTGHTHGGQVCLPGGRPLVNISRCGYVSGLRQLQGTQVYTTRGVGTVAPPVRWNCPAELPVIELQPATPHAKAGE